ATTACTGTACAGTCTGTAATATTTTTTTCAGTCtcatattaaataaaaaaatagaaaattggaaaacaaaaaggaggtgAGTGTGACTTCAGTGACCCATTTACTTTTTATTGAACTTATTTTATTAGAACTTATGTGATTCATACTGTACAGTTTTGTTTGACTATTGCTTAGGTTAATTCACACTAGAAGGATGCAAAACTGCTCTTATAAAAGCAGTCAAGGAACTAATTTTAATTGCCAGTACCAAAGGGGCACTTAAGTGTCTACTAATGTGCAATCTATTGGAAAGAAGAGTATCAAAACTAAATGATGAATTTAAACCATACGAAATTCATCCCTCAATATAAACTGATCTCTGATTATCTGAATATTGTTTTAGATTTTAAAAGAAGTCTTGACAAAGGTGGAAGGAACAAATCCTTAGAAACTTAATCAAGGAAACACCTTAAATATTAAAACAGATATTTCCCAGTGTTTTTGTAAAACAGGCTTCATAGCAGTTTTAATTCTAATCCTATTTAGAGATGTATTGGAGTAAAGCAATGAGTGAGTTGCCCCACCAGATCCAGCAACTCTGTGGGTGCTGAAATGAAGTTTAGAAACTTTTTGCTTAGCCTTTGTTCATTTGCTTGCACCCACTGATGGACACTGGTGAAGTAGATCTCAGGTAAAGCAGATGCatgtgctgctgcagggggaTGCTGCTCTGTGCAAGATCATGTTTCTGCACTTAAAAGGAGGTTGTTGAAGTCTTTGGATTCACTCCAGCTCTTGTTGAAATCGTGGCAGAGTCCCTCTGGCTGGCACAGTGGAAATTGTACAGGCTCCTTATGCTCCAGTGCAGCAGCCTGCATCCATGAGAGAGCAGTAAATACCATTCATCACTTGTTTCTCATTAGACTTCCCTCCCACTtttacagaaacaaaaaaaaaaaaaaaaaagaggggggaagACTTGCAAGTTGTGGTTTCTACTGGAGGCAGGCATTTCTACAAAGTGTTCTTTTTCAACATCATTGAAAATCAAGATTCTCCCTGTTGAAAATTACTGCAATGATGGAAAGCTTCCTTCTGATTTGGTTGTGTGGTATATTTTTCACCCTATTCTCTCTTTACTTTTTAAATAGTTTTATTGGTATAATATGACCTCTTTATCTTGCTtcccacacagagaaaaaaaaataaaaatctcacaGACAACAGTTTTCATATGCATTTATTAGACACTGAGTTTTATTACTGCATTTCACTCTAAGCCTTAATATAAACAGGCAGTGCCATCTTAGAAAAGCTGCTGCAAACTTCCTGAGTAGTGCTCTACCTCCAAAAAGCTCACTGAGCAAAACCATTGTAACTCAGCTGGCAGATAAAGTATTTGACCTGCAGTTAATATATTAAGGCTTTTCACGGGGATCTGGCCTAGGAAACAATAAGGCTTAAGATTCCTGTATGCTCACCAGCTTGAAGTTTAGCCCCACCAAGTCAGACAATGTGATGTGTTCTGAGCAGCAATTGCATTTAAAACCTTTCACTCAGCAGCAGATAAGCACCTAATGTGATTTGTCTGGAAGAGTACCAGTTTTGCCCATATTAATCCTAAATTATGGTCAGCTGCCAGTACAAAGGGAACCTTCATTGAAAGTGACTTCTGTTATTCCCACATAATAGATATAATGCTCTACATTTCATAGAATAGTCTTTAACTTGCCTGAACTATCTCTCTTCTATAAATAGTTCACACACGAGCTAGGAACACTCATTTCTCTGGCATTTATTTGGAAATCACAGCTCCCAATCAAACCAGTGGCTAATGCTTTTGTGCTTCTTGCTTTTTAAATATCATTGCTGTTCATTAGGCTGTATATTCTATAATTAACACCCCTTCTCCtcagcaattaattaattaaaaaaaatttatcaGATAACAGACATTACGGTACTGGACCACCAGACTCTGAAAAATGAGGCTTACTTCAACAGAAGCATGTATTTCTGTGCAAATTATTGTGATAGTCTTTCTAACTAAAAAGAAAATGAGGCAGATTTTGCTTTCAAtaacactgctctaaatgcataACAATTCTGGCACATCCACAGCATGGTTCTTCCAGATTCACACACAGTCATAGCTGGACTATGTTTCTCTAGTAGAACAAAATTCTCATCCCTCTCTGAGTCAGAACAGCTGCCCTCAGCCATACAGCTGATTGCAAGCTTCAGGATAAAATCTCTCACCTCTGACTGGGGACATAAGcttagaaattttattttttttaaacacggCTCATTGTTTCGAAAAAATGCTTCTTTCTAAATAAAAGTTTCATGGTTTCTACCTCCTCAACTGACGAGAAGTGACAGAGAAAACGGAATGCTTTTGGTAATCAGAAATCTGACTCCAGGCATACAACCTGAACTCATTGACAGTTCACTGCTAAAGTATGGAATTGTGAGAAAGCCATTTATTGGGGCAAATCACTGTTAAAATTATATGTGCTTGCCATTATGTAGCTTATCAATAAAAAATATTAAGTGCTTCcacatagattttttttattttctctttttgacATTTGAAGTTCCATTGAAATATAATCTCCTACTCTGGAAATAATTTACAAAGCAAATCCTTGAGTATTGTCATATGATGAAGAATCAGTGCAGATTTTcatttttgtaatttttacacagCTCTTTGCAAGATATCACTAAGAAATGATGGAATTATGGGTCACAATGAAAGTTAAAGAGCAGGGATGTTGCAATGCAGTTTATTAAAATCTGCTTATTCCAGCAACTACTTTTCAGTGGCAGGTATGACTCCTGTGCAAATCACTAGTCAGGAGTTTCAGTGGCAGCTTGCCTATGCAAACCCAACTGGTTATAATCACTGCTTCCCTCCTCTGCTGTAGAAATTTGCACTGTGACACACAACACCAGATGCTGGACACTGGCTACTATAATAAAAGTTAATTTGCAGGATGGTATGGGCTGCATTAATTTTCAACGTGGCAAAACACTAACAGCTGGCCCAACCTTGGGCCAGTGTTGTTTCATCAGCAAACTGAAAAAGGAAGTAAGTAATGAATCATATAAAGGGCTTTAGATGGCAAGTGTTTAGATTAGTCAAAGTCACAGTAGGCTGAAGGGATGTAAGAGTAACCCAAGAGCACAAAGCAGAGCAGCACAGTGACAGCTGAAATTTTTcgtagctaaaaaaaaaaaccaagatgaaGGCATTTGCCTGGAAATATGGTAAAATTTATGTAATAGCTTCTCTGAGGAACTGAAAAAATCTTCCATGAGCACTTCCTTTCCCTGCCCCACCTCCTCCAGAATACTCTAGAGCCTGCTCACTATGAAACCCTGTGAAAAACATGGCTTATGTTAAATTTCTATATGATACCAGGTAGATAAGGGATTAAAACCCAAGCCTGTGATATTTCACTATGTACTTTAGCAGCAAGCCCTTAggctttaaattatatttttatgcaAGTAAACAAAGTGCCCATGGagcagctgcattgcacagggtGCTGCAGTGGTCACTGCAGCATCCTGGTCCCCCCAGACAGCTCCTGCTGAGCCCCTGAGTTGGCATGAACAGATGAGTGCCAAACTCCTGGGTCCTTTCCAGGACATGAGCAGGGTATTGCATTACTCAAGGCACCCAATTCTGGATCAAAAACAAGAGTGGAGCTGCTCTCAGATTTGGGGCTCCCTTTAAATTCTAGGTCTACTTTTGTATCCCATCCAAAGACACTCCTGTGAAATTCAAAGACACAGAGAGATAAGGAGTAATAGTAATTTCTCAAACATGATTCCAAagatgatatatattatatagccCATGGTGTTGCTGTTGAAAGACAGCCATCCTTTACAGCTATAAACTGTGTTTAAATTGAACTTCAACTTCCTAAACAGGCTGATGTTTCTACAAGCCATGGTCTGAACATGAAACAAACACAGCCCTAAATGTTTGTGTTTGGTACGAAAAGATATTCAGAGGACACTCTGGGCTGCTGCTCTAAACAGCACAGCTGAAGTtcacagccagcaggaagggataTGGGCAATGCCCACAGACACTGTGCCCTGGCTCCCCCAGGGAGTTTATACCGGCCCCTTTCTGTTTGAAGGCTGGCAACCAAGAGGTTTGGCATGGGACTCAAAACTGTGTCACAAGTCACTTGCCATTGTCTGCCACAGCGTCCTCATTCATCTGCACTAAGCAAGGGATGATTAAAATAAAAAGGGGTTTTGAGACTGAAAACCAGACAGGGAGTGACAGAAAGACAATGGCAAGCACAGACAACTGTTTTAATCGAAAATCTGGCAGTGAGAGAaacatcagtaagaaaatcagatCTTGACTAGTTCGCCCATCATGTTCCCTCTCTGAAATAGGTTTAAAGCACACACCTGAATTATTCTAACTGAAAGCCAGTGTAATTTCAAACAAATAGCTTGTTACCCACACAAAAGCTATTCAGATAGTGCAACATCAAACaagagagcagcagcagacaaTAAGCTAAACTAAGCAGCCCTTTGAGAGCACCTCATTGAGAAAGCCAGCTGAGCTACAAAACTGCTGGGGATGATTAACATCAATGCAATTTATTGGCTTTCTTCAAATAAAGACCTCAGTGTAAGGAAATGATTGAAGAGACAACTAAACTCTGTTAGAGTCATAATTAACAAATTATAGGTTCCATTACACATATTGGTCTATACAACTCATTCAGGATAATGACAGAACAAgcttattttttttccacaaaaaacATTTTATTAACATTACTTATGaatttttatttagaaaatattGATGGTGAAATTAACTGAAATTCAGACattattaaaatacaaaatataaaagAATGTGCAAAAGTATCACCATAGGCATAACCTACCATAAGAAATATAAAAGTGCCTCAAAAGAGGGATTACTCTTTTGTAGATGAAATTTGCAGAAACTTCTGCTGCTCTGCTTCAACAGCTACTGGATTATCACAAATATCAAAATCCTCTGCAGATGTAATCAGCATAGCTCCATTAAAATTAGTAAAACTATGCTGATTAATGCCATATGAGGATCTGGAGTAAGTTAGCCAAAATTTCAAATGTCATGAAAAAGTAATGGCTACAGTTTAATTTTAATGCTCAACTAGCTTATTCATTGCCTTTGTCAGAGTGTTTATCAGGGCATCTCTATTCCAAATTCTCTCCTGTGGGATAAGCTGCATTTAAATTTATACTTCTTGTACTGTTATGAAGACTTCTGAAAGCCTTTACTATGAACATTGACTGTAAATGACCATCTATTTAAATGACAGGGCCAAACTATGTAAATGGCAGGGCAATAAACCTCTGAACACACTTGTGAAAAGTTCCTCTTCTTTAGCAAGcagaggatgaaaaaaaaaaaattaaaaatccatgGTAGATTTTCAGTGTTGGACTCTCCTTAGTTATAATAACAGACATTTGATTTTTCAAATTTTAACTGACTTGCAACAGCTGAAATATTCTCCCAAGGCAGTAGTAACATTTCCCCCATAAAAACATGGAAATCTAAACAAGTCTTTCCAAAATATTATTGCAAAGACAACACAGCAGAAGAACCAAACTTAGGTTCATTATTCTATTAAATGCAGTTTCTTATAAAAAAGTAAATTGCATAAAAAGCAGCTCTGAAAGACAGAACTATGTCAGTATAAAACTTTGTGAAAAATATCTTACAAAAGAAGAAAGTGGAATCAACAAAAAGTGTATCAAACATCCAAGTGCACATCAGCTTTAAGACTTCAGGTTATACATCTGAgattttttcttcagttttctcACTATTTTTCGGCGGGATAAATTTGCTGGCTTGTTGATACCAGGTTTCTGATTTCCTGCTAACAAAACAAAGGAAGCAGTTAGGGAAACTGAAGGACAAAACTGTTACTACTTGTTATCGTTTGAGTTTGGTTCATGTTACACTGTTCACTGTCCAATAATAACAAACAGCAGAAACTGTAACATGCGTTCTGCATTCTCTATTCTCACACTGTAAGGTTGCCAGTGTGTTTACCTTTGGCACTGGAATCCTACTTTGCTGCTCTTTTCCTGAGCAGGCATCAAAGCCTTATCCAAGTGTCCTGCAGTGACAGCAGAATGGAACTAAATACTGCCctctattaaaaaaagaaaaaaaaaaaaaccaaaaaacccaaaacccaacaaccaaactaaaaaaaccacaaacaaaaaaccccaacctattCTTACATTTCTCTAAACAGTGGGACAAAGGTTAAAATACAGCCAGTGCTTGTAGGAGATATAAAGAGAAAATTACTTGAGTTTCTGCACAAAACTCACAGAAGCTGCAGAGTGGCCCAAGACAGTCAGAGCTAACACCAGACATGCTTCCAAAGGCTGCATGAATTGTGTGAGAGCAATTCAGAAAACAAGTATTCAGCAATCTTGACTAAAAATCTTTGTCTTTATGCTACCTGTTTACCAGCACCCAGAGCCACTGTGGCCAATTCCCAATTATTCTGCTGTCAGCCCAATGCATTTGCTTTCTTTTCCAATATAAACTTTTAAAGATTAAATGACTCACAAACCTTTTCACTCAAAACACTATAGATCAATTTAACAAACAAAGTTGTATATTTGCAGAGGGAAGGTCAACTGAATTCAACCTGAGACTCCAAGAGGTAACATGAAAGCTGCTGAGGAGGAAATAATGGAagcaggagaggaggagcaggagaggctTAAGTTGCCTGAATTATTTGCTTAATGTTGCTGTGCACTCCCAAGCTCTAGAAATGAATATGCATAGCACAACATTAATCAGCACTAATTATGCCCTTAACTTTGGTCTTCAGCTGCACCAAGCCTTACTGAACTGTGAAACCCCAGAGTTGATGAAAAAGCTTGTAACTGGTATTTTGCATTTGGCTATCTGGTGCTCTAGTTACAAGACAGACAGCATCTCCTTACCTCTTTCTTCCACACacacaaaaggggaaaaaaaaaaaagaaaagaaaaaaagaagtgagTTAGAGAGAACCCCCAGGTGAATCTGGCTGGGTGTGGGCAGGGGCAGTGTGCAGGTGAGATGCTGAAGAAGCAGCTTCCTTCCTCCTCTCTCTGAACTCTCCACACTGGAGCCTGGCCCAACCACTTCACAGGTAGCAATGGATGCAAATTAGATAATCACAAGCATCTCAGATAAACTTAACATACTATTAGAGACTCTCTCATAATAAAATGGCAGAGACACACTCAGACTTGTCATCCACAGAAATATTACTGTCATGACTAACTGGCAggcaatatttttatttctgaggACAGTGCTCAGGGTACAATCCTTGCCCCAGACCTGGATTTCCAGCCCAGAACTGAAGAATCATCTCCCAGCATAAGGCTTCTGACTATACAACTTCAATACTGAGGTACTCAGATCTTGTGCTTATTATGTTTAAAATAGAGTTTTTTAGTTTCAGTGCTTTtcagtttttcctttttcccaaagGCAATGTACATGCTTGATACAGCCTTAAATATATCTCCCATTAGTATCCATTTTTAAAATACTGCACTGTGTCTACTTCCTAAGTTTTCTGGGCAGCAACATACAATTTTCTATCTCATTTATTTTCCTATCAAATTAATTAAATTAGAGTATTAAAACTTGCAATAGCTGTAATGACTGCAAATAAAAGCACAACTGTTTTGATTTACAAGCATAGCCACAAGCTGGTTTCAATAAAAGCATTAGGAAAATCTATTATCATTCCAAGCTTTCCCCCCACAGCCTGAGAAACAGCTGACACAGCACGACTGATGAGGCAGAATCTTTAGTAATGGGAACAGGAAATGTCAGTAGGCAACAGGGAATTGAGGAAGGATGGTAACTTCTgaaaatgcaaaggaaaaaagtAAATTGATTTCACAACAGACTTTAATCCTATTTAAAACTATCCAGAATAAAAGGATATCTTGGTTTGTGGTCGTGGAGATACTGAACAGTTTAAAGACTGATTCCTTGTAGGCTCTAGGAAGTAAGCTTAGTCTTTTTGTGTGCCCTCCTCTACACTTCATTCAAATATGGTGTAACCACTTCACATCACACTGATCTTGCCAGAAGGATTTAGCATTGCCTTTCAATTTTCCCTGCCCTTAAAAACACAAGAGTCCAAAATGCAAAAAGCATACCCCTGTAGCTGGCCAAGGTGAGTAAAAGAACACTATGAATATTTGATACTGTTATATGgatgaaaaacaaataaaaacaagaaacaaacaaaaaaaccctcaccaTTTCTGCAGACATTGTAGCAATCCTTTTCAGTGACAAAGTTGTTGGCATTTCCACCACAGCCAGTATATCTGAACTCTTTACATGATTTAGTCTTGGTGTCATAGTAATAGCGAGGCACAGAAGAGGAACACAATCCTTCATCCATTGGGCTATAGCATAGCAAGGGGCCAGcttgggaaaaaaggagaaaggaaaaaaagaagagagagagcAAGAAAAATTACATAAATGTGATCACTGTACATGGCTTCTTAAAATTGATCCTGAAATAAGTTTTGTGTCTAAACGGCTCTTTTTCCCCTTGAATTGACACTATTACTGATGACTTCAGAGACTTTCTACATCTAATTCCTGGGAGCTGTGAATTTGAGAAAGCAAGAGACCATCCTAGGAAACAGGATTAGATCCCATAAGTGAAATTCATCAGCTATCCCCATTTGTGATGCTATACATATGACAGAAAAGATTTTTACATATTATTCTATGTATATAGGAATATAGCAATAATTTCAGTGGAACAACCTCCACTGAAGGCACAACTTTGCTATGATTTTCCCAGCAAATTCTGCTCGCAGCAAAAAGTACAAATCCAACAACTTTCCTCAAGAGCGTGTTTCTTTTTGCCTCAACAAAACTTTATTTTTTCTGCTGTACCCCCTTTATCAACTCATTgtatgtgcaacagaaataattcaGCTTTCACCTAAGAAAATGCTGATGATCTGTCATCAGCTACAAACAAATGTCATCAAGCACTAATAACACTTAGGGAGGGCAGTGACAGCTTTTACACATTCTGGTAGATCTTCAAAGAGCCTATCTTGAACTAGATATTAATCTGGTGTTCATGTCAAAACTTAGTTATAGTTACCTGCTCATAACTGCCACCAATCTTATTTAAAGCTCAAATAGAGACACAGTGAAGAACCACATCAGGCACCTCACTTTTGTGAGAAGCTGAGTTGTTGAGTGCCAAAAACCTGAGCTGCCTACCACCATCTCCTAGGCCTGAATTTTAAAAAGGTGTTTCTGCTTTACATAACACTTCCCTGAATGTGACTGCAACAATCTCTGACACATCATCCTCAACACACATCCTCAAACTTATTATTTCTCTTCAGATACACCTGTACAGCCCTCTAGAAGTCAAGAAATTGATTTGGTACAGCTGTGGGTGTATTTAAGATCTCAGCATTTTTGTTCTTCCAGTAACAGCTAAGACAACATACTAAAATTAAAGTCGACAACATAAACATCTGCTTTACACAAGTCTTCAAAAAAACCACTGTATGggtattcagaggaaaatatcaAATGAAGTATCCTCTTCATATTACTTTCAAACCAtctattttattaaaaatttggAACAACCATTACTTTTTTCTGGCAGACAGTGGTCCACACAAGACTGCAAATCTCTGAAGTTGTTTCCATTTCCATAACAGCCACCATAGATGAATTCCTCACACCTCATCGAGCTCAAGTTAAAGGCATATCTTCTTAGATAGCTCCTGCAAGGTCCTCCATCAGCCTCCATACGGCATAATTTGGGCACTTctgcagaaacaaacaaaaaaaaaaataaaaattcaaccTCTGTAAAAACAGCCCTTCATGCTTTGCATACAGAACAACATGGTAGTGCAGATAAAACTGTATTACTTCAGTTGCAGGCAAGTCCCACTTTGTCCCACTTGCTTTTCTTCTGGAGGAATCCAATGCATTAATTAGCAAGTAAGTGCAATATCAAATCACATTTAAAATCCTAATAGATAAATTCCACACATCATCTCTGGATCAACTGACTCTGTATTTTCTGCCCAAAACTGCCATCAGCAAGAAGCTGCAACAAGCAGGAGGGTCATCAGTTGGACTCGatcatcttaaaggtcttttccaacctaaataacaCTATGATTCTAAGACTTTGTGATATATCGGGGTGGTGCAAAGCGTCCCGCAAAGCCAAGCAGCCTCCCCggtgtgtcccctccagcccctgccGGTCCCGGGACTCACTCTTGATGGTCCAGCAGCTCTTCTCGCAGTCGTCGAAGGTGAGGAAGTTGTTGGCGTTGCCGTAGCATCCCCCGTAGGTGAactcctggcagctctgcgtgtGCCGGTCGTAGTACCAGCGCGGCACCAGGGCGCGGCAGGGCCCCTCGTCGGGGGGCAGCAGGCAGGCGCGCTGCTTCTCTGCGGAGACACCGGGGCTGAGCCCACCGCGCCGggaggcggccccggccccgcgggctcCCCCCGAGGGCCCGTTCCTACCTGTGAGGGGGCGCTGGGCCAGCGCGGCgcaggccagcagcagcagcggcagcagcgcggGCAGGCGGCGGCCGGCGGCCATGGCAGCAGCGGGGTCCGGGCAGCGAGCGGCGCTTCCCCTCCGACGGCAGCGCTTTATATGCACCCAGGCGGCTTCCCCGGGCCGCCTCCTTGCGCAGGTGGTGGGAGGGGAAGCTCTGATTCAGCGGGGCAGGAGGTCGCCGCTGACCCGGCCGCCAGCGGGGCGCAGAGGGCTGCGCGATGCGGGATCCAGGGGCGCGGGCGGCCCCCGCCCCGTTCCGCCCCGCTCCGCCGGGGGAGCAgcgggggccgggcggggctgccTCCCGCAGGGTGCACCGCCCATAGCCCAGGGGCCCCCGCCCGGGGCTGCGGCGACCTGGCTGGGGGCCACCCCCCGCCCCGCTCACGTTACGGGATGATGCTCAAAGAGCGTTTCCTGTAAATCACGGCGAAATCCGGGACAGGTCACTCAGCGAAAGCCCCCCTCTCTCATCACTGCGCGTCCCACCCTCGTCATCCTCGCCTTCTTCCCCCCGAGGCCGCTCCCTATTCGGAAGCTCCGGGTAGATGACGGTGGGACGCCGAAAATCAAACGCTGGTCCTGCTGCATGTCCCGATCCAGCCGGATCGAGAAGAGGCTGCTTAGCGAGTGCCGCCGAGACAGACGCGCGGCGTTAGTTTACCTCCCTAGTATAAAACGCTGATGAACTTGAGAAAATGAGGCTTGGACTCTGGGGAAACTCGAGGGGCCGAATGGATAACAACTCTGG
The sequence above is drawn from the Melospiza melodia melodia isolate bMelMel2 chromosome 1, bMelMel2.pri, whole genome shotgun sequence genome and encodes:
- the TFPI2 gene encoding tissue factor pathway inhibitor 2 yields the protein MAAGRRLPALLPLLLLACAALAQRPLTEKQRACLLPPDEGPCRALVPRWYYDRHTQSCQEFTYGGCYGNANNFLTFDDCEKSCWTIKKVPKLCRMEADGGPCRSYLRRYAFNLSSMRCEEFIYGGCYGNGNNFRDLQSCVDHCLPEKTGPLLCYSPMDEGLCSSSVPRYYYDTKTKSCKEFRYTGCGGNANNFVTEKDCYNVCRNAGNQKPGINKPANLSRRKIVRKLKKKSQMYNLKS